A part of Actinobaculum sp. 313 genomic DNA contains:
- the rplE gene encoding 50S ribosomal protein L5: MDVAVGRRSSCERADRSRLKTKYREEIIPALESEFHYSNPNNVAKLEKIVVNMGVGDAARDSKVLEGAIADLTVITGQKPAVSRAKKSIAQFKLREGQAIGCRVTLRGDRMWEFLDRLLATALPRIRDFRGLSDQQFDGHGNYTFGLTEQTVFHEINQDKIDRVRGMDITVVTTASNDDEGRALLRHLGFPFKEA; encoded by the coding sequence TTGGACGTCGCGGTGGGAAGGAGATCGAGCTGTGAGCGTGCAGACCGCTCCCGTCTCAAGACGAAGTACCGCGAGGAGATCATCCCCGCTCTGGAGTCCGAGTTCCACTACTCGAACCCGAACAACGTCGCGAAACTCGAGAAGATCGTTGTGAATATGGGTGTCGGCGACGCCGCGCGCGACTCGAAGGTTCTCGAGGGCGCCATCGCCGATCTCACGGTGATCACCGGCCAGAAGCCGGCGGTCTCGCGGGCGAAGAAGTCGATCGCCCAGTTCAAGCTGCGTGAGGGGCAGGCCATTGGCTGCCGCGTCACGCTGCGCGGTGATCGTATGTGGGAATTCCTCGACCGACTGTTGGCGACGGCCCTGCCGCGTATTCGTGACTTCCGTGGCCTGTCCGATCAGCAGTTCGACGGACACGGGAACTACACCTTTGGTCTTACGGAGCAGACGGTGTTCCATGAGATCAATCAGGACAAGATCGATCGTGTCCGCGGAATGGATATTACCGTTGTGACGACGGCGAGCAATGACGACGAGGGCCGCGCCCTGCTGCGCCACCTCGGATTCCCCTTCAAGGAGGCGTGA
- the rpmD gene encoding 50S ribosomal protein L30, producing the protein MARLKITQKKSTVGGKKNQAATLRTLGLRRIGQSVVREDRPEVRGAIRTVAHLVTVEEVD; encoded by the coding sequence ATGGCACGGCTGAAGATCACTCAGAAGAAGTCCACCGTGGGTGGAAAAAAGAATCAGGCGGCAACGCTTCGGACGTTGGGACTACGCCGCATCGGCCAGTCCGTCGTCCGTGAGGACCGCCCTGAGGTGCGCGGCGCGATTCGTACAGTCGCTCACCTGGTTACCGTGGAGGAGGTTGACTGA
- a CDS encoding type Z 30S ribosomal protein S14: protein MAKTALKQKAARKPKYGVRAYTRCNRCGRPHSVYRKFGLCRICLREMALRGELPGIKKSSW, encoded by the coding sequence ATGGCGAAAACCGCTCTGAAGCAGAAAGCCGCCCGGAAACCGAAGTATGGCGTGCGCGCCTACACGCGCTGCAACCGCTGCGGGCGTCCTCATTCGGTGTACCGCAAGTTCGGCCTGTGCCGGATTTGCCTGCGCGAGATGGCACTGCGCGGCGAACTGCCCGGTATCAAGAAGTCCAGCTGGTAA
- the rplR gene encoding 50S ribosomal protein L18, whose translation MAVTVKGKGKFISRSRRHFRVRKKVVGTAARPRLVVTRSNRHMVAQVIDDSIGRTLVSASTMEGDLRSTEANKVDKARKVGELVAKRALDAGINAVVFDRGGNKYHGRVAAVADGAREAGLTL comes from the coding sequence ATGGCAGTGACCGTCAAAGGCAAAGGCAAGTTCATCTCGCGTTCCCGCCGTCACTTCCGTGTCCGCAAGAAGGTTGTGGGTACCGCAGCACGTCCGCGTCTCGTTGTCACCCGCTCGAATCGGCATATGGTCGCGCAGGTAATAGACGATTCCATCGGTCGTACGCTGGTTTCCGCTTCAACCATGGAGGGCGACCTGCGCTCCACCGAGGCGAACAAGGTGGACAAGGCGCGCAAGGTCGGCGAGCTCGTTGCGAAGCGTGCTCTCGACGCCGGTATCAATGCTGTGGTTTTTGACCGCGGTGGAAACAAGTACCACGGCCGGGTCGCGGCCGTGGCGGACGGGGCCCGTGAGGCCGGGCTGACTCTGTGA
- the secY gene encoding preprotein translocase subunit SecY: MVKALAAAFRTPDLRRKLLFTMGIMVLYRLGTFIPAPFVSIRNVRECMVESGTGDFLSMLNLFSGGAMMQLSVFSLGIMPYITASIIIQLLRVAIPRFEELHKEGQAGTAKLTEYTRYLTIGLGVLQSAVVISVANTQLFTSCTVEPIPDATPLKISMAILTMTAGTGLIMWLAELVTERGVGNGMSILIFTGICANFPTMIVNVVRSNSGWAGAILIVAVFLAITAVVTFVEQCQRRIPVQYAKRVVGRRTYGGSTTYLPIKVNMANVIPVIFASSILMLPQMIAQFGSQTSGWVQFIMRYFNSQSWVYMLTYAVLIFAFTFFYTSITFNTEEVADNMKRYGGFIPGIRAGRPTAEYLRYVSTRITWVGATYLAIVALIPTVMFARMGIPQAGFGGTSIMILVGVGLQTVKDIDAQLQQRHYEGFLR; this comes from the coding sequence TTGGTTAAGGCGCTAGCGGCAGCGTTCCGTACTCCCGACCTGCGGCGCAAGCTGCTTTTCACCATGGGGATCATGGTGCTCTATCGATTGGGCACCTTCATTCCCGCCCCGTTCGTTTCGATTCGGAACGTACGCGAGTGCATGGTTGAGAGCGGCACGGGCGATTTTCTTTCGATGCTCAACCTGTTCTCGGGTGGGGCGATGATGCAGCTGTCCGTCTTCTCGCTGGGCATCATGCCCTACATTACGGCGTCGATTATCATCCAGCTTCTCCGCGTCGCGATTCCGCGGTTCGAGGAGTTGCACAAAGAGGGGCAGGCCGGAACAGCAAAGCTCACTGAGTACACCCGCTACCTGACCATCGGACTCGGGGTGTTGCAGAGTGCCGTGGTTATTTCGGTGGCCAATACACAGCTATTCACCTCCTGCACGGTGGAGCCGATTCCGGATGCCACTCCATTGAAGATTTCCATGGCGATCCTGACGATGACCGCTGGTACCGGCCTGATTATGTGGCTGGCGGAACTCGTCACCGAGCGTGGCGTCGGCAACGGCATGTCGATCCTGATCTTCACCGGAATCTGCGCGAACTTCCCGACCATGATTGTCAATGTGGTCCGGTCCAATTCGGGTTGGGCTGGTGCCATCCTGATAGTAGCCGTGTTCCTCGCTATTACCGCAGTCGTCACCTTCGTGGAACAGTGCCAGCGGCGTATTCCGGTGCAGTACGCAAAGCGTGTGGTGGGACGGCGTACCTACGGAGGCTCTACCACCTATCTGCCGATCAAGGTGAATATGGCGAACGTGATCCCCGTGATCTTCGCATCCTCCATCTTGATGCTGCCGCAGATGATTGCGCAGTTCGGTAGCCAGACCTCGGGCTGGGTGCAGTTCATCATGCGCTACTTCAACTCGCAGTCCTGGGTGTACATGCTCACCTATGCGGTGCTGATCTTCGCCTTCACCTTCTTCTACACCTCCATCACGTTTAATACCGAGGAGGTGGCGGACAATATGAAGCGCTACGGCGGCTTCATCCCGGGTATTCGCGCCGGACGACCCACGGCTGAGTACCTGCGGTATGTCTCTACGCGTATCACTTGGGTCGGAGCGACCTATCTGGCGATCGTTGCTCTTATTCCTACCGTGATGTTTGCACGCATGGGCATTCCACAGGCAGGCTTCGGTGGAACTTCTATCATGATCCTTGTGGGCGTCGGTCTGCAGACGGTAAAGGATATCGATGCTCAGCTGCAACAGCGTCATTACGAGGGCTTCCTCAGGTAG
- the rplX gene encoding 50S ribosomal protein L24, with translation MAKIKKDDLVQVIAGRDKGLQGRVLSVDTKRQRVVVEGVMRVRKHVKVGQTSRGGTTGGIETVEAPIHISNVQLVVDGKPTRVGYREVEVERDGRKKIVRERIGRRGGKEIEL, from the coding sequence ATGGCGAAGATCAAGAAGGACGACCTCGTTCAGGTTATCGCCGGTCGTGACAAGGGCCTGCAGGGCCGGGTGCTCTCGGTTGATACGAAGCGTCAGCGCGTTGTCGTCGAGGGCGTTATGCGAGTCAGGAAGCACGTGAAAGTCGGGCAGACATCCCGCGGCGGCACAACGGGTGGGATTGAGACTGTTGAGGCTCCGATCCATATCTCGAACGTGCAGCTGGTTGTGGATGGGAAGCCCACGCGCGTGGGTTACCGCGAGGTCGAGGTTGAGCGTGACGGACGGAAGAAGATCGTCCGTGAGCGCATTGGACGTCGCGGTGGGAAGGAGATCGAGCTGTGA
- the rplP gene encoding 50S ribosomal protein L16, with protein MLIPRRTKWRKQHRPGRKGMAKGGTRLAFGDFGIQALEPAYVTNRQIEAARIAMTRHVKRGGKIWINIFPDRPLTKKALGLRMGSGKGPVETWVANVKPGRVMFEMGGVDETLAREAMSRAMHKLPMKTRFIAREEAE; from the coding sequence ATGCTGATTCCTCGTCGCACAAAATGGCGCAAGCAGCACCGTCCCGGGCGTAAGGGTATGGCCAAGGGCGGTACGCGGTTGGCTTTCGGTGACTTCGGCATCCAGGCGCTTGAGCCCGCCTACGTCACCAACCGGCAGATCGAGGCGGCCCGTATCGCCATGACGCGTCACGTCAAGCGTGGAGGCAAGATCTGGATCAACATCTTCCCGGATCGCCCGCTGACCAAGAAGGCGCTCGGCCTACGAATGGGCTCCGGTAAAGGCCCGGTAGAGACCTGGGTGGCAAATGTTAAGCCGGGGCGGGTCATGTTCGAGATGGGCGGCGTCGACGAGACGTTGGCGCGCGAGGCCATGAGCCGCGCCATGCACAAGCTGCCCATGAAGACGCGTTTCATCGCACGTGAGGAGGCTGAGTGA
- the rpmC gene encoding 50S ribosomal protein L29: MAKGLTTEDLDAMTEAELRDKLKESKEELFNLRFSSVTHRLEDSGRLREVRREIARIYTIQRERELGIRTAPAAKK, encoded by the coding sequence ATGGCTAAGGGACTGACGACTGAAGACCTTGACGCCATGACCGAGGCGGAACTGCGCGATAAGCTCAAGGAGTCCAAGGAGGAGCTTTTCAACCTTCGGTTCTCCTCGGTGACGCACCGCCTGGAAGACAGCGGCCGTCTCCGTGAGGTTCGCCGCGAAATCGCCCGCATTTACACCATCCAGCGCGAACGTGAGCTGGGCATCCGTACCGCTCCGGCGGCGAAGAAGTGA
- the rpsH gene encoding 30S ribosomal protein S8 yields MSMTDPIADMLTRLRNANSAFHESVSMPYSKLKENIAKILEREGYLAGYTVDDAKVGKTLTLVLKYGANRERALAGLRRVSKPGLRVYAKSTKLPKVLGGLGVAILSTSSGLLTDREAKDKGVGGEVLAYVW; encoded by the coding sequence ATGTCAATGACTGACCCAATCGCAGACATGCTGACACGTCTGCGTAACGCCAACTCGGCGTTCCATGAGTCGGTGAGTATGCCGTATTCGAAGCTCAAGGAAAATATCGCAAAGATCCTGGAGCGCGAGGGCTACCTTGCCGGCTACACCGTCGACGACGCCAAGGTGGGAAAGACTCTCACACTCGTGCTCAAGTACGGTGCGAATCGAGAGCGTGCACTGGCCGGCCTGCGCCGTGTTTCGAAGCCCGGCCTGCGCGTGTACGCGAAGTCGACTAAACTGCCCAAGGTTCTCGGTGGCCTCGGTGTGGCGATTCTGTCCACCTCATCCGGCCTGCTAACGGACCGCGAAGCGAAAGATAAGGGCGTCGGCGGGGAAGTCCTCGCCTACGTCTGGTGA
- the rpsQ gene encoding 30S ribosomal protein S17 has product MSEQNTAEATARAHRKVQTGYVVSDKMDKTVVVEVENRRKHSLYGKVITRTKRVKAHDENNEVRVGDLVRIMETRPLSATKHFRVVEVIEKAK; this is encoded by the coding sequence GTGAGCGAACAGAACACCGCCGAGGCAACTGCCCGCGCGCATCGCAAGGTACAGACCGGTTACGTCGTCTCCGACAAGATGGATAAGACCGTCGTCGTGGAGGTCGAGAATCGCCGCAAGCATTCGCTGTACGGCAAGGTCATTACCCGCACGAAGCGCGTGAAGGCACACGATGAGAACAACGAGGTGCGCGTGGGCGACCTCGTGCGCATCATGGAGACCCGGCCGCTCAGCGCGACCAAGCATTTCCGCGTGGTCGAAGTCATTGAGAAGGCCAAGTGA
- the rpsE gene encoding 30S ribosomal protein S5, with product MAAQQRDRAASNGPDLNDGGRERGGRRDSRRGERRDRRSDDKNAYIERVVTINRVAKTVKGGRRMSFTALVVVGDGNGTVGVGYGKAKEVPAAIAKGTEEAKKKFFKVPRIGSTIPHLVQGEDAAGVVLLRPAAPGTGVIAGGPVRAIMECAGIHDVLSKSLGSSNAINIVHATVAALRSLEQPESVAARRGLPLERVAPESMLRARAEADAKDRAEKQAEAARAENEAAAAGVGA from the coding sequence ATGGCTGCACAGCAGCGAGACCGGGCCGCCTCTAACGGCCCAGACCTGAACGACGGCGGTCGCGAGCGCGGCGGACGCCGTGACTCGCGGCGCGGCGAGCGCCGTGACCGTCGTTCGGATGACAAGAACGCTTACATTGAGCGTGTCGTGACCATCAACCGCGTCGCCAAGACTGTCAAGGGCGGACGTCGCATGTCGTTCACCGCTCTTGTGGTGGTCGGCGATGGCAATGGCACCGTGGGTGTCGGTTACGGCAAGGCTAAGGAAGTTCCGGCGGCGATTGCCAAGGGCACGGAAGAGGCCAAGAAGAAGTTCTTCAAGGTGCCGCGTATCGGTTCCACCATCCCGCACCTGGTGCAGGGTGAGGATGCCGCCGGCGTGGTCCTGCTTCGCCCGGCTGCACCCGGAACCGGCGTTATTGCCGGTGGACCGGTGCGCGCCATTATGGAGTGCGCGGGAATTCATGACGTGCTGAGCAAGTCGCTCGGCTCATCGAACGCGATCAACATCGTGCATGCCACGGTCGCGGCGCTGCGCTCGCTCGAGCAGCCGGAATCGGTGGCGGCTCGTCGCGGACTCCCGCTGGAGCGCGTTGCTCCCGAGTCGATGCTGCGCGCTCGCGCCGAGGCGGATGCCAAGGATCGCGCGGAGAAGCAAGCGGAGGCTGCCCGCGCTGAGAACGAGGCGGCAGCTGCGGGAGTTGGTGCATAA
- the rplO gene encoding 50S ribosomal protein L15, with protein sequence MADNEETSGRTHVLKVHHLRPAPGSNKPKTRVGRGEGSKGKTAGRGTKGTKARNQVPARFEGGQMPIHMRLPKLRGFKNPFRVEYQVVNVGALAELFPQGGTVTVDDLVAKGAVRDNSLVKVLGAGDISVKLDVTVDAWSASAKTKIEAAGGSLATR encoded by the coding sequence ATGGCGGACAACGAAGAGACCAGCGGGCGCACCCACGTCCTGAAGGTTCACCATTTGCGTCCCGCCCCCGGTTCGAACAAGCCGAAGACCCGTGTCGGTCGTGGTGAAGGTTCGAAGGGTAAGACGGCCGGTCGTGGTACCAAGGGAACGAAGGCGCGCAACCAGGTTCCTGCTCGCTTCGAGGGCGGGCAGATGCCGATTCATATGCGGCTACCGAAGCTGCGTGGTTTCAAGAACCCGTTCCGTGTTGAGTACCAGGTTGTTAACGTCGGTGCGCTGGCGGAACTTTTCCCGCAGGGCGGCACGGTTACCGTTGACGACCTCGTTGCCAAGGGTGCAGTACGCGACAATTCCCTGGTCAAGGTGCTTGGCGCAGGCGATATCTCGGTCAAGCTCGATGTTACGGTTGACGCCTGGTCGGCGTCGGCAAAGACGAAGATTGAGGCGGCTGGCGGATCGCTGGCGACACGCTGA
- the rplF gene encoding 50S ribosomal protein L6, translated as MSRIGKLPIQVPAGVEVKIDGQQVSVKGPKGTLEHTVAAPITVALDGDSVVVSRPNDERVARSLHGLTRTLINNMVVGVTEGYSKAMEIVGTGYRVVAKGSDLEFSLGYSHTILVKAPEGISFQVESPTKFSVNGINKQQVGELAANIRKLRKPEPYKGKGVRYADETVRRKAGKAGK; from the coding sequence ATGTCACGTATTGGCAAGCTCCCCATCCAGGTCCCGGCAGGTGTCGAAGTGAAGATCGACGGCCAGCAGGTTTCCGTCAAGGGCCCGAAGGGCACCTTGGAACACACCGTTGCCGCTCCGATCACCGTAGCGCTGGACGGCGACTCCGTCGTCGTGTCGCGGCCGAACGATGAGCGGGTGGCACGTTCGCTGCACGGACTGACTCGCACGCTAATCAACAACATGGTGGTCGGAGTGACCGAGGGTTACTCGAAGGCCATGGAGATTGTCGGCACCGGTTACCGCGTGGTTGCCAAGGGCTCGGATCTCGAGTTCTCGCTCGGCTACTCGCACACGATTCTCGTGAAGGCTCCGGAGGGCATTAGCTTCCAGGTGGAATCGCCCACGAAGTTCTCCGTTAACGGAATCAACAAGCAACAGGTCGGAGAGCTGGCGGCCAATATCCGTAAGCTCCGCAAGCCCGAGCCGTACAAGGGCAAGGGTGTGCGTTACGCCGACGAAACCGTTCGCCGCAAGGCCGGAAAGGCTGGTAAGTGA